The nucleotide window AGCCGCACAAGACGTGGAAACGCCGGAACAGCCTCCGTATTAGTTCCGATTCCCGAGCGACTTGATGCTGGAACAGAACCGGCTTAACCCTTATGACACTCATAAAACACGCTGAAATCCGCAGGAACGGGGCTGAGATGGTACTGACGGCAGAGGGGATGGATGCCGCAACGATCGAGCGGCTGCTCGATCTGGTCGCGAAGGAGGGCATGGTCGAGCGCGAGAAGCTGGCCGTCGATGCCACATTCGAGGATCTCGGCATCCAGTCGGCCGACATGGTCGTCATCCTGATGGCGGTCGAGGAAGAATTCGGCGTCTACATTCCCGTCGACGGCGATCTGGCCGACGCCCGAACGCTGGGCGATTTCCTGCAAGTGCTTGCAGCACGAATGAAAGAAGGCGCCGAGTGACCAGCGCAAACCGGCGCGTCGTCATCACTGGAATGGGAGCCATCACGGCGGCCGGCACCGGCGTGCAGGCCCTGTGGGAGGCTGCGCGCGACGGGCGCAGCGGCGTCGGCGAATTGCGCTTTGCGCGCTATCCGCGCCAGCGCGTCTCCCGCTCCGCCCATATCACCGGCTTCGAGCCCTCGGCGCATCTCAGCGAGCAGGAGCTCAAGACCACCGACCGATTCGCCCAGCTGGCGCTGGTGGCCGCCGACGAGGCGCTGCGGCAGGCCGGCCTCGACACGCAAGGCCCGCTGGGCGCGCGCTGCGGGACGATCATCGGATCGGGTATCGGCGGCGCCTGGACCTCCGACGACGGCCACTACAATTTCTACGTCCACGACGCCCGGCCCGACCTTCTGGCCATCGCCAAGGTGATGCCGAACGCCGCCGCCTCGCAGATCAGCATCCGCTACGGCGCGCGCGGCCCCTCGCTCGCCATTTCCAGCGCCTGCGCCTCCGGCACCCAGTCGGTCGGCTACGGATTGCAGATGATCCGCGCCGGGCTCGCCGACACGATGCTGGTCGGCGGCAGCGAGGCGCTGCTGACGCCGGCGAGCTTCCGCGCCTGGGAGGCCTTGCGGGTGATGGCGCCGGAGGCCTGCCGTCCCTTCTCCGAAAAGCGCAACGGCATGGTGCTCGGCGAAGGCGCCGCGGTGCTGGTGATCGAGGAGCTGGACCACGCGTTGAAGCGCGGGGCGACGCCGCTTGCCGAACTCGTCGGCTACGGCACTACCAGCGATGCGGCCGACCTGCTGCGCCCGACCGTCGAGGGCCCGGCCACGGCCATTGCCGGGGCGCTGGCCGATGCGGGGCTGGCGCCGCAGGACATCGGCTATGTCAACGCCCACGGCACCGGGACGGTACTCAACGACATTGCCGAAAGCGAGGCGCTGCGCCAGGTCTTCGGCGCCCATGTGGAGGGGCTCGCGGTCTCCTCGACCAAGCCGATCCACGGCCATGCGCTGGGAGCGGCCGGCGCCATCGAGCTGGTGATCACCGTCGAGGCGCTGCGCAGCGGCATCGCACCGCCGACCATCAACTGGCTGGGGCCCGACCCCAAATGCCTTGCCGATCCGGTGGCGAACACCGCACAGGCCCGGCAGATCGATGCGGCGCTCAGCAACTCCTTCGCCTTCGGCGGCATCAACGCCACCGTCGCGATCCGAAAGGTCTAGGGCGGTGAGCGCGGCGCAGTGGACGACCATCGCCGCCCTCGACCTGTCGACGGCGCGCGCGCAGGTCAGGGCCTTCGCCGCAGCACTCAGTGCCCCTGAAGAGCCCGTGCCGGCAACCTATGCCTTCACCGTCTTCTCCCATCCAAGCGTCATGGAAACGCTGGCGGGGCTGGCAAGCGAACGTTCCGCCGTGCTGGTCCACCAGGCGCAGGACTTCGTCTACAACGGCGAGCTGGAGGCGGACCGGCACTACACCGTCCTCGTCGACTGGAAGCGCCATGAGGAGCGCGCCGACCGGCTGACCCTGCGCGGACGGGTGCAGGACCTGCAAGGCGCGGCGGACGGCACACCCTTGCAGGAATTCCGCGCCGAGATCGTGCTGTTCGAAAACCGCGAGGGCGCGCCATGACCGTGCTCGCCGTCGGCCACCGCTTTGCCGACACGAAGCTCGCGATCCTCGGGCCGGACGACGTTGCCGCCTATGCCGAGGCCTCCGGCGACCACAACCCGATCCACCTGGATGAGGCGGCCGCACGCGCAGCCGGCCTGCCCGGCGCCATCGTCCACGGCATGCTGATCATGGGCCGCCTCGAGGGCGCGGTTCGCGGCTGGCTGCCGCACGCACGCATCGCCGGCCTGCAATGCCGCTTCGTGAAGCCGCTGGCGGTGGGCGACGGCATCTCCATCGGCGGGCGCGTCGCGCGGCGGCGCCCCCTTGCGGAGGGAGAAACGGAGCTGCTGGTCCGCCTCACAATCGCCAACGGCGCCGGCGCGATGATCTGTGTCGGTGAGGCCGTGCTGCATCTGGGGGCGGCCGCTTAAGGCCGCAAAAGGCCGGCCGGGACAGGCGCCCTTACGCGTCTTCGGCGACGGCTGAGAGCGCGGTCTCGGCCCAGCCGGCGATCGCCTCGACCTCGGCGGGAAGCCGGGTCGCCATGTCGCCGCAGAACTCCAGGAAGGCCGGCAGGTTGAGCCCGTTGACGCCGACGATGACCGTCATGTCGGCGGCCAGCGCCTCGGCGATCACATCGCGAAAGCCCCTGCCCTCGGCCTCCTGCTTGCCGAACTTGTTGACCATCAGCACATCGCCCCCGCCGGCCAGCCGGGCGGCGGTCTCGCCGACCGCCTGCTCCAGCCCCTGCGGATCGAGCCGGCAGCCGCGCGACTGCGTTCCCAGCGACTGCGAGATGCGGATCAAGGGGCCGTGCGGCAGCAGCTTGACGTCCATGTCGCAAGGCCGGTCGCCCTCGCAGGCGGAATTGATCTGCACGACGCCGAGCACCCGCAGGCCCCGCCCCTCGAGCCGCTCGGCGACGCGGGCCAGCACGAGGTCCATGTCGCCGCGTCCGGGGGAAGTCGTGTAGGCCAGTTTCATCGCAGATACCGCTCAACATCCACAGGCTGTCGATCCGCGGCGAGGCGGATCCCCTTGCAAGCGACAGGTATCGCAGACCTTGGCCGGCCAAGGCAAGTGCACCGGCGCCGCAGGCCGCGGCGCCCCCCCTCGCCTCATCATTCAACTTTTCGGTTGACTCATGCCACTGCGAGGTATTTATTCAACCGCATGGTTGAACAAGAAGCACACCGGCTCGACGCCATCTTCCACGCCCTCGGCGATGCCACCCGCCGGCAGATGCTCCGCGCCCTCACCGAGGGCGAACGCAGCGTCAGCCAGCTTGCCGAGCCCTTCGACATGTCACTGGCGGCGGCCTCCAAGCACGTCAAGGTGCTGGAAAAGGCCGGCCTGATCCGCCGCGAGGTGCGCTGGCGCACCCATACCTGCCGGCTGGAACCGGGGCCGCTGGCCAGCGCCCACGACTGGCTCGGCTTCTACGAACGCTTCTGGACCGACCGTCTCGATGTGCTCGACGCCCTGTTGCGCGAGGAAAACGCCAACAGGAAGACTGCCCCCAAGGAAGGAGACAAGACATGACCGTGATGGAAAAACCCGATGCCCATGGCACGCTGACCGCCCCCGACACGCTGGAAATCCGCCGCGTGCTGCCCGCCGCGCCCGAGCGGGTCTGGGCCTGGCTCACCGACAGCGAGCTGCGCCGCAAGTGGCTGGCCGCCGGCGAGATGACCCTGGTGCCCGGCGCAGAATGCGAGCTCGTCTGGCGCAACGACGAGCTGACCGACCCGCCCGGAACCCGGCCCGAGAACATCGGCGACGAGAACCGCATGACCTGCCGGGTGATCGCCGCCGATCCGCCGCGCAGCTTCTCCATCACCTGGGGCACGGCCAGCAACGTGACCTTCACCCTGGCCCCGCGCGGCGAGGGCACGCTGCTCACCATCGTCCATGCCCGTCTGCCCGACCGGGCCTCGCTGCTCGGCGTCAGCGCCGGCTGGCATGCCCATCTCGGCGTGCTGGTGGCCCTGGTCGAGGGCAGCAAGCCCGCGCCCTTCTGGGACGCCTTCACAGCGCTCAAGCAGGACTACGACCAGCGCCTGCCCTGATCGCGCAAGCCAGGACAACCACATCCGGCCGGCGGGGGCGCGCGCTCCCGCCGGCCTCCTTGTTCGCACAGGCAAATCCTGACGCTACGACAACCTGCAATCGGCCTTCCCGAGACTTGACACCCCCAGCGTTCTCGCGCCCCATCGCCTTACGGTTGCAGGGGCGGGAATCGGCCCTGCGAGAGCCGGAAGAAAAAATGGGAGGCTGTCATGTTGCGTGCGCTTTCACGTCCCGCCGTCGTTCTGATGGATCGCTATCTGCCCGATCCTTTCATCTTCGTGCTGCTGCTGACCATCGTCGCGGCCGCGGCCGCCATGCTGTTCGAGGGTGCCGGCCCGATGGCCGTCGTCCAGATGTGGGGCGACGGGTTCTGGGGCCTTCTTTCGTTCTCCATGCAGATGCTGCTGATCCTGGTGACCGGCTACATCCTCGCCTCTTCGCCGCCGGTGAAGAAGTTCCTGGCGCTGCTGGCCGGCCTCGCCGGCTCGCCCGGCTCCGCCATCGTGCTGGTCTCGGTGGTCTCGCTCATCGCGTCCTGGGTCAACTGGGGCTTCGGCCTCGTCGTCGGCGCGCTGTTCGCCCGCGAGCTTGCACGCCAGATCCGCGTCGACTACCGCCTGCTGATCGCCGCCGCCTATTCCGGCTTCGTGATCTGGCACGGCGGCCTTGCCGGCTCGATCCCGCTGACCATCGCCACGGCCGGCCACTTCACCGAGGCGCAGATCGGCGTCATCGGCACCGGCGAGACGATCTTCGCCAGCTTCAACCTGATCATCGTCGCCATCCTGTTCGTGGTCATTCCGCTGGTGAACTGGCTGATGGTGCCGCGCGAGGACGAAAGCGTCTATGTCACGCGCGAACAGCTGGGCGACGACGAGCGCGAGACGTTCGTGCCGACCCGCCCGGCCGAGCACTTGGAAAACAGCCGGTTGCTGATGTGGGTGGTCGGCCTTGCCGGCCTCGTCTTCCTGGCGCACTACTTCTTCGTGCGCGGCGCCGGGCTGAACCTCAACATCGTCAACTTCCTGTTCCTGATGCTGGGCATCGTGCTGCACGGCACCGCCCGCAACCTGCTCGATGCGCTGCAGGAAGCGGTGAAGGGCGGCGCCGGCATCGTCATCCAGTTCCCGTTCTATGCGGGCATCATGGCGATCATGACCCAGTCGGGCCTGGCGCAGAGCATGTCGGAGTGGTTCGTCTCGATCTCCTCCGCCGCCACCCTGCCCTTCTGGACCTTCATCAGCGCCGGCATCGTCAACCTGTTCGTGCCCTCGGGCGGCGGCCAGTGGGCGGTGCAGGCGCCGGTGATGCTGCCGGCGGCCGAGGCGCTCGGCGCCGATATCGCCCGCGTTGCCATGGCGGTCGCCTGGGGCGATGCCTGGACCAACCTGCTGCAACCGTTCTGGGCCCTGCCCATGCTCGGCATCGCCGGGTTGAAGGCCAAGGACATCATGGGCTTCTGCCTGATCCACCTGGTCATCACCGGCGTTATCATCGGGACGCTGCTGGTCGTCCTGTAAGGACGGCCCGCCCGCCGCATGCCGGCCGGACCGACGACGGGCCCGGCCGGTTTTTCGCAAGTGAACCAGTGAGGGAGGAAGACATGCTCAGCCATGTGATGGTGGGAACCAACGACATCGAGCGCGCCAAGCGCTTCTACGACGCGGTGCTGGGGCTCTTGGGCGCCGGCGAGCCGGTGCGCAACCAGAACGCCTCGGGCCAGACCCGCCTGTTCTACCGCCACGACGGCAGCACCTTCGCCGTCACCGAGCCGGTCGACGGCCAGGAGGCGGTGCCCGCCAACGGCGGCACCATCGGCTTCAAGTGCAATTCGCCGGAACAGGTGCAGGAGTTCCACGACGTCGCGGTGGCCCATGGCGGCACCTCGGTCGAAGGCGCGCCCGGCCCGCGCAACGGCCCCACGGGCACGCTCCATCTCGGCTATGTGCGCGACCCGGACGGCAACAAGCTCTGCGCCATCCACCGCCCGGCCTGACATGACGACAACCCCCGCCGGCGCCAACGGCGGCGGGGGATGGCAAGGCGGATACGGTAATCTTGCGCCTGCTGTCACGCGCCGCGCCGAGGATAAAACAAAAATAGGCGCCATGAACGATCTTGCAATGATATTCTTTGATGTCGCCTCTTTCTTTCTCAAAGTGATCATCACTCTCTTCGGTGCGATCCTGATGATACTTCTCGATTTCAGGAGATATAAAAAGAGGTATGGGAAAAGAACATTCTTTCAGTACAGCCTTCGCCTGGCTCGTGCTGAAATGGAAGCTGAAGACCCTCCTCTTCAACATGCGGCCAAAACAACTCTTGTTGCCGTTTGGTTTCTTGTTTTTTCAATGTACTTTCTGGGCTAAACTGGCGCGCAGCGAAGCTCATGCAAAGCTTGAGAGGAAGTTTCCGAGCTAGAAAACGATCGATTATGCCGCATCCATGACAAATTTAACCCAGACTCATCGAGATATATTTAATGATATACATTAATATTTTTGTATTTTTATTAAAGATTTTTATAATTTTCCTTGCCGCAATCGTATTAATATTTATCGACTTCAGAAGGTTTAAAGCAAAATACGGAAAGCGGACGTTTTTCCAGTATCACTTTCGCTATGGTCGCTCTGAAACAGAAACCGAAGATCCAACTCCGTTGTTCATGCTCAAAACAGCAGGCATGCTTGTTTGGATGGGCTATTTCACGCTGTTATTTTTTGCATAAGCCGGAGCGCAGCAGAGCGCGCAAAGCCGAAGGCAGTCTCTTCGCCATTCCCCGTCCCGCCGTCGATGACGAAGGCCGCGAGATCGGCCACCTCCGCCGGCTTTCCTAAAGGCCGAGGCCCTCTCGATCCATGGCGCTTGACATTGATTAGGCGCCATATTATCAGCCGCCACATGACAAAGATGCTGGAACAAAAACACCTGGCGCTGCTGGAGGAAGCAGAGCGCCGGGCGGTCGCGCCCACGCACAACATCCGTGCGTGTTTCGAACTGTTGGCGCTGACCGGTGCCATCGACCGCGATTGTGCCGTGCGCCTCGCGCGGCACCGCCTGTCCGAAGGCAAGTTCGTGCTGCTGTTCCTCCTGCACGACAAGCCCGACGGGCTGTCGCCGCATGAACTGGCCGAACATGCGGGCGTGACGCGGGCGACGATCACCGGGCTTCTCGACGGCCTGGAACGCGACGGGTTCATCGTCCGGCGCAGCGGTCTCGACGACCGGCGCAAGATCGCCGTCTCGCTGACACGGCTCGGACGCGAGACCGCCCGCGACCTGTTCACCGAACATGCCGACTGGGTCGCGTCGCTGTTCCAGGGCTTCACCGATGACGACCGCAAGACGCTGAACGCGCTGCTGCAACGCATCTGGCAAAACCTGGAAGCCAACGCGCGCAAGGCTGGCCCGGAGAAGGACGCGCGCACATGAGCGCGGTAAAGGCCACCGGGCGCGGCATCAAGGACATCGATCCGGATCGCCTCGCCCGCCTCAATGCCGGCGAGATCGAAGCCGCAACGCTGACCGAATGTCTGGCGGTCGATTTCGCCGTCTTGATGCGCCATGTCCTGCCGGAGATCGGAGCGGACGCGCTCGGTGAAATGGAGCGCGGCGCCGCGACGGGCATCTCGAAGCGCATGTCGCTCGCGGCGCGCGTGATCGGGGAAGAGCTCGGCTCTGCCGCCCTCAACCGACTTGCACACCATCGGTCGGACACCGCGCGCGGCTGGGCCTGCTTCGTGATCGGCGCGGCCGAGATGCCGCTTGCCGAAAGGCTCGCGGCCATCCTCCCCTATGCGGACGACCCGCATTTCGGCGTGCGGGAGTGGTCCTGGATGGCGGTTCGCCCGCATCTGGCCGCAGACCTTGCCAGCGCCATCGCGCTGCTCGGAGAATGGACCGCGGCCCCTTCCGAGCGTCTCCGCCGTTTCGCATCGGAAGCGATCCGGCCGCGCGGCGTGTGGTGCGCCCATATCGGCGCGCTCCGGGCAGAGCCCGAGCTGGCGCTTCCGGTTCTCGAGCCGCTTCGCGCGGACCCCGCCGCCTATGTGCAGAACTCGGTCGGCAACTGGCTGAACGATGCCGGCAAGGACCGGCCCGACTGGGTCAAGGCCCTGTGCGCCCGCTGGTCCGCCGAAAGCCCGACACAGGAGACGGCGCGCATCTGCAAGCGCGCCCTTCGCTCGATTTCCCCTGCCCCCTGACACAGAAACGGACGCAATCCATCGTGACCCACTATCTCGCCGAACTCTACACGCCGAAGCCCGCCTGGCTGGCGCTGACCGAGACCGAACGCCAGCAGTTCTTCGCCGCCATCGGCTCCGCCATGCCGGCCTTGTCGGCCCTCGGCGTGGAGGCTCTCGCGCTCGGCAAGGTCGACCGGACCAAGGCGCACGCCGCGCCGCAGACATTCTTTGCGGTGTGGCGCTGCCCGGACGACGCGGCGCTCGGTGCGCTCATTGACGGCATCGCGCAATCGGACTGGCACGACTATTTCGAGACGATCAACGCCGGCGGAGAGGCAACCGACTTTCCCGGCCACCTCGCCCAGCTGGTCGAAACCGCCCGGCGCTAGTCACGGGCGTGATTGGTGGCGGAGGCGCGCGCCAGCGGGCGGTTTACTCCGCCACCCAGCCGGGCAATATCGCGGCATGAAAACCGTTTGCCTGTTTCTGGCCAGCGCGGCCTTCGCCTATCTCTACTACGAGCGCTTCTGGCGCTGGCGAGACTGCATCGAGGCGTCGGCCTCGAGCTGCCGCACTGAGGACGGCAGCAACCTCACCAGCGGCGGACAGCTTTGGGGCATCATCGCGGCCGTGTTTTTGCTGCTCGCCCTGCGCTCCCTTGTGAAAGCGCGAAAGCACTAGGTCGTGAACTCATAATTGTGCCGGAAACGGCGTCTGGCCCGGCAATGATATGCCAGGAGGAGCGTGATGGCCGGGGCAGGTCCCCCGGCCGAGCGATCCGACGCCGCAGATCGAAGTCGGGCCGACGCCCTTCGGGTCTGGGCGAACCTGCCGGCAACAGCGTCGCAAGACCTTGAAAACCGGACGGTTTCCTGCGGACTTGCTCCTTGTATCCGATCAGGTTCGCGCAGACCGTTTCTCGCCAGAATTATGAGTTCACGACCTAGACCCCTTTTCGGCCAATTCGAAGTCCATTCTGCAGCAAGCGGCTTTCCGGCCTCCTGCCCGCTAGACGGTGGGCACCGTGCCGCCGTCGATGACGAACTCCGTGCCGGTCACCGCGCCTGCGCGCGGGGAGGCGACGAAGGCCACCAGGTCGGCGACCTCCGCCGGCCTTGCCGGACGGCCGAGCGGGATGCCGCCGAGCGCGTCCATGACGATCTTCTTGCCGCCCTCGTAGTCGGTGCCGGCCTGCTCGGCCAGGCGCTCGGCCATCGCGGCCGCCGCCTCCGTCTCCACCCAGCCCGGCGACACCCGCACCACCCGCACCCCGTGCCGCGCCACCTCCTTGGAAAGGCTCTTGCTGTAGGTGGAGAGGGCCGCCTTGGCGGCGGCATAGGCGGTGGTGGAGTCGGGAAGCGGCAAGCGGTTCTGGATCGAGGTGATGTGCACGACCGCGCCGGACCCTTGCGCGATCATGCCGGGCACGAGCGCACGGTCGAGCCGCACCGCCGACATCAGGTTCCAGTCGAGCTCCCGGGACCACTGCGCATCGTCCAGCGCGGCGAAGCCGCCGCCCGGCGCCGACGACCCGCCGACCACATGCACGACGATGTCGACGCCGCCGAGGTGATCGAGAACGCCGGCGGCGGCCGCGGCGCAGCCCTCCGGCGTGGTCAGGTCCGCGGCGACGAAATGGACGCCCTCCGCTGGATCGGCG belongs to Stappia indica and includes:
- a CDS encoding acyl carrier protein, translated to MVLTAEGMDAATIERLLDLVAKEGMVEREKLAVDATFEDLGIQSADMVVILMAVEEEFGVYIPVDGDLADARTLGDFLQVLAARMKEGAE
- a CDS encoding beta-ketoacyl-[acyl-carrier-protein] synthase family protein, coding for MTSANRRVVITGMGAITAAGTGVQALWEAARDGRSGVGELRFARYPRQRVSRSAHITGFEPSAHLSEQELKTTDRFAQLALVAADEALRQAGLDTQGPLGARCGTIIGSGIGGAWTSDDGHYNFYVHDARPDLLAIAKVMPNAAASQISIRYGARGPSLAISSACASGTQSVGYGLQMIRAGLADTMLVGGSEALLTPASFRAWEALRVMAPEACRPFSEKRNGMVLGEGAAVLVIEELDHALKRGATPLAELVGYGTTSDAADLLRPTVEGPATAIAGALADAGLAPQDIGYVNAHGTGTVLNDIAESEALRQVFGAHVEGLAVSSTKPIHGHALGAAGAIELVITVEALRSGIAPPTINWLGPDPKCLADPVANTAQARQIDAALSNSFAFGGINATVAIRKV
- a CDS encoding MaoC family dehydratase, with the protein product MTVLAVGHRFADTKLAILGPDDVAAYAEASGDHNPIHLDEAAARAAGLPGAIVHGMLIMGRLEGAVRGWLPHARIAGLQCRFVKPLAVGDGISIGGRVARRRPLAEGETELLVRLTIANGAGAMICVGEAVLHLGAAA
- a CDS encoding DUF2478 domain-containing protein, giving the protein MKLAYTTSPGRGDMDLVLARVAERLEGRGLRVLGVVQINSACEGDRPCDMDVKLLPHGPLIRISQSLGTQSRGCRLDPQGLEQAVGETAARLAGGGDVLMVNKFGKQEAEGRGFRDVIAEALAADMTVIVGVNGLNLPAFLEFCGDMATRLPAEVEAIAGWAETALSAVAEDA
- a CDS encoding ArsR/SmtB family transcription factor yields the protein MVEQEAHRLDAIFHALGDATRRQMLRALTEGERSVSQLAEPFDMSLAAASKHVKVLEKAGLIRREVRWRTHTCRLEPGPLASAHDWLGFYERFWTDRLDVLDALLREENANRKTAPKEGDKT
- a CDS encoding SRPBCC family protein, producing MTVMEKPDAHGTLTAPDTLEIRRVLPAAPERVWAWLTDSELRRKWLAAGEMTLVPGAECELVWRNDELTDPPGTRPENIGDENRMTCRVIAADPPRSFSITWGTASNVTFTLAPRGEGTLLTIVHARLPDRASLLGVSAGWHAHLGVLVALVEGSKPAPFWDAFTALKQDYDQRLP
- a CDS encoding short-chain fatty acid transporter — translated: MLRALSRPAVVLMDRYLPDPFIFVLLLTIVAAAAAMLFEGAGPMAVVQMWGDGFWGLLSFSMQMLLILVTGYILASSPPVKKFLALLAGLAGSPGSAIVLVSVVSLIASWVNWGFGLVVGALFARELARQIRVDYRLLIAAAYSGFVIWHGGLAGSIPLTIATAGHFTEAQIGVIGTGETIFASFNLIIVAILFVVIPLVNWLMVPREDESVYVTREQLGDDERETFVPTRPAEHLENSRLLMWVVGLAGLVFLAHYFFVRGAGLNLNIVNFLFLMLGIVLHGTARNLLDALQEAVKGGAGIVIQFPFYAGIMAIMTQSGLAQSMSEWFVSISSAATLPFWTFISAGIVNLFVPSGGGQWAVQAPVMLPAAEALGADIARVAMAVAWGDAWTNLLQPFWALPMLGIAGLKAKDIMGFCLIHLVITGVIIGTLLVVL
- a CDS encoding VOC family protein produces the protein MLSHVMVGTNDIERAKRFYDAVLGLLGAGEPVRNQNASGQTRLFYRHDGSTFAVTEPVDGQEAVPANGGTIGFKCNSPEQVQEFHDVAVAHGGTSVEGAPGPRNGPTGTLHLGYVRDPDGNKLCAIHRPA
- a CDS encoding MarR family winged helix-turn-helix transcriptional regulator, with the protein product MTKMLEQKHLALLEEAERRAVAPTHNIRACFELLALTGAIDRDCAVRLARHRLSEGKFVLLFLLHDKPDGLSPHELAEHAGVTRATITGLLDGLERDGFIVRRSGLDDRRKIAVSLTRLGRETARDLFTEHADWVASLFQGFTDDDRKTLNALLQRIWQNLEANARKAGPEKDART
- a CDS encoding DNA alkylation repair protein — its product is MSAVKATGRGIKDIDPDRLARLNAGEIEAATLTECLAVDFAVLMRHVLPEIGADALGEMERGAATGISKRMSLAARVIGEELGSAALNRLAHHRSDTARGWACFVIGAAEMPLAERLAAILPYADDPHFGVREWSWMAVRPHLAADLASAIALLGEWTAAPSERLRRFASEAIRPRGVWCAHIGALRAEPELALPVLEPLRADPAAYVQNSVGNWLNDAGKDRPDWVKALCARWSAESPTQETARICKRALRSISPAP
- a CDS encoding DUF6616 family protein translates to MTHYLAELYTPKPAWLALTETERQQFFAAIGSAMPALSALGVEALALGKVDRTKAHAAPQTFFAVWRCPDDAALGALIDGIAQSDWHDYFETINAGGEATDFPGHLAQLVETARR
- a CDS encoding SDR family oxidoreductase → MSFDLGLEGKRALVTGGTKGIGAAVVARLRDAGARVVTTARSIPADPAEGVHFVAADLTTPEGCAAAAAGVLDHLGGVDIVVHVVGGSSAPGGGFAALDDAQWSRELDWNLMSAVRLDRALVPGMIAQGSGAVVHITSIQNRLPLPDSTTAYAAAKAALSTYSKSLSKEVARHGVRVVRVSPGWVETEAAAAMAERLAEQAGTDYEGGKKIVMDALGGIPLGRPARPAEVADLVAFVASPRAGAVTGTEFVIDGGTVPTV